A single window of Myripristis murdjan chromosome 21, fMyrMur1.1, whole genome shotgun sequence DNA harbors:
- the map3k20a gene encoding mitogen-activated protein kinase kinase kinase 20 isoform X2 — protein MSSHSASFVQIKFDDILFYEHCGGGSFGSVYRARWISQNKEVAVKKLLKIENEAEILSVLSHRNIIQFYGAIIEAPNYGIVTEYASGGSLYDYLSSDESEEMDMGQIMTWAMEIAKGMHYLHSEAPVKVIHRDLKSRNVVITADRVLKICDFGASRFLSHTTHMSLVGTFPWMAPEVIQSLPVSETCDTFSYGVVLWEMLTREIPFKGLEGLQVAWLVVEKNERLTIPSSCPASFAELMRKCWMAEAKDRPMFKQILSTLESMLDDSQLPQQCNSFLHSKAEWRYEIEATLERLKKLERDLSTKEQELKERERRLKMWERKLVEQSNAPLFLPVAKKISSKSFYESKMEESNSTQMSCQITSSSNGEVDGLSLQAMMKGFEDMFPLDIGRPVLHSGMKVNMQAKQNSSKSSCVREGHKINMTLGTGHLAWSDDSD, from the exons ATGTCGTCTCACAGTGCCTCCTTCGTGCAAATCAAGTTTGATGACATCCTCTTCTATGAGCACTGTGGCGGCGGCAGCTTCGGAAGTGTCTACCGAGCCAGGTGGATCTCCCAGAACAAAGAGGTGGCGGTGAAAAAACTGCTCAAGATTGAAAATGAG GCTGAAATCCTCAGTGTCCTCAGCCATCGCAACATCATTCAGTTTTACGGGGCAATCATTGAGGCGCCCAACTATGGAATCGTCACTG aATATGCAAGTGGGGGATCCTTATATGACTACCTGTCTAGTGATGAGAGTGAGGAAATGGACATGGGTCAGATCATGACATGGGCCATGGAGATCGCCAAAG GAATGCACTATTTACACTCAGAGGCGCCTGTTAAGGTTATCCACCGAGACCTCAAGTCCAGGAATG TTGTTATAACAGCAGACAGAGTCCTCAAG ATCTGTGATTTTGGGGCGTCCAGGTTCCTGTCCCATACAACACACATGTCCTTGGTGGGCACGTTCCCCTGGATGGCTCCAGAGGTGATCCAGAGCCTGCCTGTGTCTGAAACCTGCGACACATTCTCATACGGCGTG GTTCTGTGGGAGATGCTTACACGCGAAATCCCCTTTAAAGGCCTGGAAGGCTTACAAGTGGCCTGGCTGGTGGTGGAAAAAAACGAG AGGTTAACTATTCCCAGCAGCTGTCCTGCCAGCTTCGCCGAGCTCATGAGGAAGTGCTGGATGGCGGAGGCCAAG gACAGGCCGATGTTCAAGCAGATCCTATCTACTCTGGAGTCCATGTTAGACGACAGCCAACTTCCTCAGCAGTGCAACTCCTTCCTCCATAGCAAGGCTGAATGGAG GTATGAAATTGAAGCCACACTTGAGAGGCTTAAGAAGCTGGAGAGAGACCTGAGTACAAAAGagcaggagctgaaggagagagagcggcGCCTGAAGATGTGGGAGCGCAAACTCGTTGAGCAGTCCAACGCGCCG CTCTTCTTACCTGTGGCAAAAAAGATAAGCTCTAAGTCATTCTATGAGTCTAAGATGGAGGAGTCAAACAGTACTCAGATGTCATGTCAGATCACATCCTCCAGTAACGGGGAGGTGGACGGGCTGAGTCTGCAAGCCATGATGAAGGGCTTTGAGGACATGTTTCCCTTGGATATTGGGCGGCCTGTCCTGCACTCCGGCATGAAGGTCAACATGCAGGCCAAACAGAACTCCTCCAAGTCCAGTTGTGTCAGAGAAGGACACAAAATCAACATGACTCTTGGGACGGGACACCTCGCTTGGTCTGACGACAGCGATTAA